The Tripterygium wilfordii isolate XIE 37 chromosome 21, ASM1340144v1, whole genome shotgun sequence genome segment ATATGTACATGACGGACTTGTTACGTGGTAatagaaaaaaatgtttgtctgTTTTGAGGATGGATAGAAGGGTGTTCAGGGAATTGTGCAGTGAATTGAGCACGATGTATGGCCTCGAACCATCTCGTCAACTAAGTGTAAAAGAGATAGTCGAGATGTTTGTTTACACTGTAGGAAATGGTGTCGGCAATCGGAATGTGCAGGATAGATTCCAACATTCTGGGGAAACAGTTCATCGCCAGTTTCATAATGTATTAAGCAGTTTGATTCGGATGTCAGACGATATTATTAGACCAAGGGATCCAACATATTCGACAGTCCCGAAGTACATAGAAGAAAACGACAGATATTTTCCCTACTTTAGGGATTGCATCGGGGCAATTGATGGTACGCATATTCATGCCTCAGTCCCGAATGATGATCGAACAAGATTCATTGGGCGAAAAGGTGTGACCACGCAGAATGTGATGGCGGCATGTGACTTCGATATGATATTCACATATGTGTGTGCGGGTTGGGAGGGATCGGCGCATGATTCGAGAATTTTTAATACGGTTCTCTCTAATGGAAACTCAAAGTTTCCCCACCCTCCACTAGGTAACacatatgaaaatatttatcataAACTACTTTGTTAATTCAAATTTCGTTAGTAAGTAACATTAATTGTCTCAATATTTTATaggaaaatattacttggttgattcAGGATATCcgaatcaaagtggatatcTAGCACCGTATAGGGGACAGAGATATCATCTAGAGGTATTCCGAAATGGTCCAGATGTAT includes the following:
- the LOC119989810 gene encoding protein ALP1-like — encoded protein: MDIYVDENDEFIMEELAAITGVAIVAAGEAMLHISRTPCWTSCYTGHMYMTDLLRGNRKKCLSVLRMDRRVFRELCSELSTMYGLEPSRQLSVKEIVEMFVYTVGNGVGNRNVQDRFQHSGETVHRQFHNVLSSLIRMSDDIIRPRDPTYSTVPKYIEENDRYFPYFRDCIGAIDGTHIHASVPNDDRTRFIGRKGVTTQNVMAACDFDMIFTYVCAGWEGSAHDSRIFNTVLSNGNSKFPHPPLGKYYLVDSGYPNQSGYLAPYRGQRYHLEVFRNGPDVSTPREAFNHAHSSLRSVIERTFGVLKNKWHILSTMPPYSFRTQVKIVVACAVLHNFIRLRVLDDPDFNAYSEDDDLVHVSGMEASTSGVGASTSEYQPFISEDIQMSAIRDMIAAEVFTSY